The following coding sequences are from one Methanofollis sp. window:
- a CDS encoding 50S ribosomal protein L11 — protein MAETVEVLVPGGKATAGPPIGPALGPLGINVKAVIDEINKKTAEFNGMQVPVTIEVDEKKNFTVTVGIPPTTALVMKEAGIEKGSGEPSTQFVGDLPLEAAVRIARMKFDDMLSYRLKSAVKEVVGTCVSIGVTVEGRKPKEMLAAIDAGEFDSMLEN, from the coding sequence ATGGCAGAAACGGTCGAGGTATTAGTACCCGGTGGAAAGGCAACTGCAGGCCCACCTATTGGTCCTGCCCTGGGTCCCCTCGGTATCAACGTGAAAGCGGTCATTGACGAGATCAATAAGAAGACCGCTGAATTCAACGGCATGCAGGTGCCGGTGACGATCGAAGTCGACGAGAAGAAGAACTTCACCGTAACGGTGGGTATTCCTCCGACAACCGCGCTCGTCATGAAGGAAGCTGGTATCGAGAAGGGGTCCGGCGAGCCGTCCACTCAGTTCGTGGGTGATCTGCCGCTCGAGGCCGCTGTCAGAATCGCACGCATGAAGTTCGACGACATGCTCTCCTACCGCCTGAAGTCGGCGGTCAAGGAAGTTGTCGGGACCTGTGTCTCTATCGGTGTGACGGTCGAAGGCCGCAAGCCGAAGGAGATGCTGGCAGCGATCGATGCGGGCGAGTTCGACAGTATGCTCGAGAACTAA
- a CDS encoding transcription elongation factor Spt5: protein MTSEILTRVYAVKTTAKQERAVADGIYRAVLHDPSFKVKAVVAPDELKGYVLIEADEPHARIAELIETVPSARTVVPGETTLAEVGHYLVPKPAVSGIDEGTIVELIAGPFKGEKAVVKRVDTSKEEITVELYDALVPIPITVRGDNVRVIDRGEA from the coding sequence ATGACCAGCGAAATACTGACCCGGGTATATGCCGTCAAGACGACGGCAAAACAGGAGCGTGCCGTCGCGGACGGGATCTACCGTGCGGTCCTGCACGACCCGTCCTTCAAGGTGAAGGCGGTGGTTGCTCCCGATGAACTGAAAGGCTACGTCCTTATCGAGGCCGATGAGCCCCACGCACGTATCGCCGAACTGATCGAGACAGTGCCGAGCGCCCGGACAGTGGTGCCCGGCGAGACCACTCTTGCAGAGGTCGGCCATTATCTCGTCCCGAAACCGGCTGTTTCCGGTATCGACGAGGGTACGATCGTCGAACTCATTGCCGGACCATTCAAGGGTGAAAAGGCTGTCGTAAAACGGGTCGATACCTCAAAGGAGGAGATCACCGTGGAGCTGTACGATGCCCTGGTGCCGATCCCGATCACCGTGCGCGGCGACAATGTCCGCGTGATCGACCGTGGCGAAGCCTGA